A window of Drosophila subobscura isolate 14011-0131.10 chromosome E, UCBerk_Dsub_1.0, whole genome shotgun sequence contains these coding sequences:
- the LOC117892514 gene encoding protein apterous isoform X3 gives MRARNLVFHVNCFCCTVCHTPLTKGDQYGIIDALIYCRTHYSIAREGDAASSSMSATYPYSSQFGSPHNDSSSPHSDPSRSIVPTGIFVPTSHVITGLPQPARQKGRPRKRKPKDIEAFTANIDLNTEYVDFGRGSHMGSSSRTKRMRTSFKHHQLRTMKSYFAINHNPDAKDLKQLSQKTGLPKRVLQVWFQNARAKWRRMMMKQDGSGMLEKGDGTLDLDSISVHSPTSFIMGGPNSTPPHNMD, from the exons ATGCGCGCACGGAACCTGGTCTTTCATGTGAATTGCTTCTGCTGCACGGTCTGCCACACGCCCCTGACCAAGGGCGACCAGTACGGCATCATCGATGCGCTCATATACTGCAG AACCCACTACAGCATAGCGAGGGAGGGAGACGCCGCCTCGTCCAGCATGAGTGCCACGTATCCATACAGCTCGCAGTTTGGGTCGCCGCACAATGACTCGTCGAGCCCACACTCGGATCCAAGTCGGAGTATTGTTCCTACGGGCATCTTTGTGCCCACATCACATGTCATCACCGGGCTGCCGCAGCCGGCGCGGCAGAAGGGCAGGCCGCGCAAGCGCAAGCCCAAGGACATCGAGGCGTTCACCGCGAATATAG ATCTCAACACAGAATACGTGGACTTTGGCCGAGGATCGCACATGGGCTCCTCGTCGCGCACCAAGCGCATGCGCACCTCGTTCAAGCACCACCAGCTGCGCACCATGAAGTCCTACTTTGCCATCAATCACAATCCAGATGCCAAGGATCTGAAGCAGTTGTCGCAGAAAACGGGTTTACCAAAGAGAGTCCTACAG GTCTGGTTTCAAAATGCTCGGGCCAAGTGGCGCCGCATGATGATGAAGCAGGATGGCAGTGGAATGCTCGAAAAAGGAGACGGCACCCTGGACCTGGACAGCATCTCGGTTCATAGTCCAACATCGTTCATAATGGGCGGACCCAACAGTACGCCGCCCCACAACATGGACTAA
- the LOC117892507 gene encoding uncharacterized protein LOC117892507 isoform X1 encodes MDRSLDSIGSCSLDVDADSSDISDTSGSLNFPTPLSVKDITREFTANLRERCILRSPQQLQHTTTAFVDPGTGLVRMVLSPVAAESANEPNAAGVDFDIDACAGASSIVINSTATAIAAAEKKPSYLNLACSVNGYSNLTTYDSKIRQDINKSREVSPIRPSTSSLQYCKRNNSLAAPVLNSMPVIKQPCTPSKYSLVEESNNNKGHSPENGVDSAIGQCNGSANGSGSGSGRNGSTSSFIKQRVERLYGASALTQGFYSPKKHGRSNSPSSAWASKHQLEVETSQNSELARKFKQLSPSKDYGEFRKKLHNNCSQTATTRQLEESSPEKNGDVDLPVFRHLSHEFRAQLPTVSPKRSVPRSIASLEVNLATGEPLSAPAAIDVVDHEAVQIPQLDSEQYIVNTSIITSPLKEKDGNHFLKILKGEQDRLLALAALAEKYTDALANNPAITEDTFGLLRSASGKARLLASKKMKQFEGLCHNNLNPSPEDAFPTTGDDLQGFWDMVYLQVEQVDSIFADIDQLKMNDWKAKPEPSAVETVSTKTIKTAKAGNLKAKTAGSTKIANGSKSATANSLAALRREAQRKQLLEMKRQRREALAAGTKSPTACEDAPGQQGEGIGESSAFLGVKNSS; translated from the exons ATGGATCGCAGCTTGGACTCCATTGGCAGCTGTTCACTCGATGTAGACGCGGACTCTTCCGATATATCAG ATACCAGTGGCAGCCTAAACTTCCCAACGCCGCTCTCTGTGAAGGACATCACACGCGAGTTTACCGCCAACTTACGTGAGCGCTGCATTCTGCGATCGCCGCAGCAGTTACAGCACACTACAACCGCCTTTGTAGATCCCGGGACGGGCTTGGTGCGTATGGTGCTGTCACCTGTTGCCGCAGAGTCCGCCAATGAGCCGAACGCTGCAGGCGTCGATTTTGACATCGATGCTTGCGCTGGAGCCTCTTCCATTGTCATCAactccaccgccaccgccatcgcTGCAGCTGAGAAAAAGCCTAGTTACCTGAACTTGGCTTGCAGCGTCAACGGATACTCGAATCTGACCACCTACGACTCGAAGATTCGCCAAGACATCAACAAGTCGCGTGAGGTCTCGCCGATCCGCCCCTCCACCAGCAGTCTGCAATATTGCAAGCGCAACAATTCCCTGGCGGCCCCAGTTCTCAATAGCATGCCTGTCATCAAACAGCCCTGCACGCCCAGCAAGTACAGCCTGGTCGAGGagagcaacaataacaaggGGCACAGTCCGGAGAATGGAGTGGATTCAGCTATCGGCCAATGCAATGGTAGTGCCAATggaagcggcagtggcagcggcagaaatgGCTCAACCAGCAGCTTCATAAAGCAGCGTGTGGAGCGCCTGTACGGGGCAAGTGCTTTGACTCAGGGCTTCTACAGCCCAAAGAAGCATGGCCGGTCCAATTCGCCATCCTCAGCGTGGGCGTCAAAGCATCAGCTCGAAGTGGAGACCTCGCAAAACTCAGAATTGGCTCGCAAATTTAAACAGCTCTCTCCCAGCAAGGATTACGGAGAGTTTCGGAAAAAGCTGCACAACAACTGCTCCCAGACTGCAACGACGCGACAGTTAGAGGAGTCTTCGCCAGAGAAAAACGGCGACGTAGACTTGCCTGTATTTAGGCACCTAAGTCATGAGTTCCGTGCCCAGTTACCCACGGTGTCGCCGAAGCGAAGTGTGCCCCGGTCCATTGCCTCTTTAGAGGTAAATCTGGCCACTGGGGAACCACTGTCGGCACCAGCTGCAATAGATGTTGTTGACCACGAGGCCGTACAAATTCCCCAATTGGATTCGGAGCAGTATATTGTCAACACATCAATTATAACATCCCCTTTAAAGGAAAAGGATGGAAATCATTTTCTTAAAATACTCAAAGGAGAACAGGATCGTCTGCTTGCGCTGGCCGCCCTTGCAGAAAAGTACACAGATGCCTTGGCT AATAATCCCGCTATCACAGAGGACACCTTTGGACTGCTGCGGTCTGCCTCTGGGAAGGCTCGTCTTTTGGCCTCGAAGAAAATGAAGCAATTTGAGG GCCTCTGTCACAACAATTTGAATCCCTCACCAGAGGACGCGTTTCCCACAACAGGCGACGATTTGCAGGGATTCTGGGACATGGTGTATTTACAGGTGGAGCAGGTTGATTCCATATTCGCCGATATAGACCAGCTTAAAATGAATGATTGGAAG GCGAAACCTGAACCTTCTGCGGTGGAGACGGTGTCcactaaaacaataaaaactgcAAAGGCGGGAAATTTGAAAGCGAAAACGGCCGGATCGACTAAAATAGCAAATGGTTCGAAATCAGCTACTGCGAATTCGTTGGCAGCATTGCGACGTGAGGCCCAGAGGAAGCAATTGCTGGAGATGAAGCGTCAACGCCGTGAGGCCCTGGCCGCTGGGACTAAGAGTCCAACTGCCTGTGAAGACGCCCCAGGGCAGCAGGGGGAAGGAATCGGGGAGAGTTCTGCCTTTTTGGGCGTGAAGAACAGCAGCTAA
- the LOC117892507 gene encoding uncharacterized protein LOC117892507 isoform X2, which produces MVLSPVAAESANEPNAAGVDFDIDACAGASSIVINSTATAIAAAEKKPSYLNLACSVNGYSNLTTYDSKIRQDINKSREVSPIRPSTSSLQYCKRNNSLAAPVLNSMPVIKQPCTPSKYSLVEESNNNKGHSPENGVDSAIGQCNGSANGSGSGSGRNGSTSSFIKQRVERLYGASALTQGFYSPKKHGRSNSPSSAWASKHQLEVETSQNSELARKFKQLSPSKDYGEFRKKLHNNCSQTATTRQLEESSPEKNGDVDLPVFRHLSHEFRAQLPTVSPKRSVPRSIASLEVNLATGEPLSAPAAIDVVDHEAVQIPQLDSEQYIVNTSIITSPLKEKDGNHFLKILKGEQDRLLALAALAEKYTDALANNPAITEDTFGLLRSASGKARLLASKKMKQFEGLCHNNLNPSPEDAFPTTGDDLQGFWDMVYLQVEQVDSIFADIDQLKMNDWKAKPEPSAVETVSTKTIKTAKAGNLKAKTAGSTKIANGSKSATANSLAALRREAQRKQLLEMKRQRREALAAGTKSPTACEDAPGQQGEGIGESSAFLGVKNSS; this is translated from the exons ATGGTGCTGTCACCTGTTGCCGCAGAGTCCGCCAATGAGCCGAACGCTGCAGGCGTCGATTTTGACATCGATGCTTGCGCTGGAGCCTCTTCCATTGTCATCAactccaccgccaccgccatcgcTGCAGCTGAGAAAAAGCCTAGTTACCTGAACTTGGCTTGCAGCGTCAACGGATACTCGAATCTGACCACCTACGACTCGAAGATTCGCCAAGACATCAACAAGTCGCGTGAGGTCTCGCCGATCCGCCCCTCCACCAGCAGTCTGCAATATTGCAAGCGCAACAATTCCCTGGCGGCCCCAGTTCTCAATAGCATGCCTGTCATCAAACAGCCCTGCACGCCCAGCAAGTACAGCCTGGTCGAGGagagcaacaataacaaggGGCACAGTCCGGAGAATGGAGTGGATTCAGCTATCGGCCAATGCAATGGTAGTGCCAATggaagcggcagtggcagcggcagaaatgGCTCAACCAGCAGCTTCATAAAGCAGCGTGTGGAGCGCCTGTACGGGGCAAGTGCTTTGACTCAGGGCTTCTACAGCCCAAAGAAGCATGGCCGGTCCAATTCGCCATCCTCAGCGTGGGCGTCAAAGCATCAGCTCGAAGTGGAGACCTCGCAAAACTCAGAATTGGCTCGCAAATTTAAACAGCTCTCTCCCAGCAAGGATTACGGAGAGTTTCGGAAAAAGCTGCACAACAACTGCTCCCAGACTGCAACGACGCGACAGTTAGAGGAGTCTTCGCCAGAGAAAAACGGCGACGTAGACTTGCCTGTATTTAGGCACCTAAGTCATGAGTTCCGTGCCCAGTTACCCACGGTGTCGCCGAAGCGAAGTGTGCCCCGGTCCATTGCCTCTTTAGAGGTAAATCTGGCCACTGGGGAACCACTGTCGGCACCAGCTGCAATAGATGTTGTTGACCACGAGGCCGTACAAATTCCCCAATTGGATTCGGAGCAGTATATTGTCAACACATCAATTATAACATCCCCTTTAAAGGAAAAGGATGGAAATCATTTTCTTAAAATACTCAAAGGAGAACAGGATCGTCTGCTTGCGCTGGCCGCCCTTGCAGAAAAGTACACAGATGCCTTGGCT AATAATCCCGCTATCACAGAGGACACCTTTGGACTGCTGCGGTCTGCCTCTGGGAAGGCTCGTCTTTTGGCCTCGAAGAAAATGAAGCAATTTGAGG GCCTCTGTCACAACAATTTGAATCCCTCACCAGAGGACGCGTTTCCCACAACAGGCGACGATTTGCAGGGATTCTGGGACATGGTGTATTTACAGGTGGAGCAGGTTGATTCCATATTCGCCGATATAGACCAGCTTAAAATGAATGATTGGAAG GCGAAACCTGAACCTTCTGCGGTGGAGACGGTGTCcactaaaacaataaaaactgcAAAGGCGGGAAATTTGAAAGCGAAAACGGCCGGATCGACTAAAATAGCAAATGGTTCGAAATCAGCTACTGCGAATTCGTTGGCAGCATTGCGACGTGAGGCCCAGAGGAAGCAATTGCTGGAGATGAAGCGTCAACGCCGTGAGGCCCTGGCCGCTGGGACTAAGAGTCCAACTGCCTGTGAAGACGCCCCAGGGCAGCAGGGGGAAGGAATCGGGGAGAGTTCTGCCTTTTTGGGCGTGAAGAACAGCAGCTAA
- the LOC117892513 gene encoding U3 small nucleolar RNA-interacting protein 2 encodes MSSSFFLKAGAKANKKRKNPAATKGKGVKTAAKSGKGFQNARSEGPVPKKQRRPKEKDEEIASDDEEYNSDLGDGGHNALAFSSDEGEEETAQDKRLRLAKQYLSEIEKQESERAEDRELGQSVEQRLQTDYLDSVGKLRRNIAGSLKTNEATSVLKHKLHHTPICALAISPDGKFLYAGAKSQFVLKWSTQSGKVEDKCDVSPHREEPETGKKRRSHVIAICLSTDMKYMALAEGGPHIQIWCPQTMKHVKTLKGHRDSVAGLVFRKGTHDLYSAAKDRSVKIWSLDEMAYVESLFGHQTGVTSIDALSRERAITAGGSDCSLRIWKITEESQLIYNGHRDSIECVKLMNDEHFVSGGMDGAISLWSALKKKPICTTQLAHGVGENGVANWITAVAVVVNTDLVATGSCDGFVKLWQTNPNARKLQQIQSIPIVGFVNGLIFNAEGTKLYVGVGQEHRLGRWWRHKDAKNNVVVVDIVLQSAAGK; translated from the exons ATGTCATCGTCCTTCTTTTTAAAAGCAGGCGctaaagccaacaaaaaacggAAG AATCCCGCAGCTACAAAAGGTAAAGGCGTCAAAACAGCAGCGAAATCGGGGAAAGGCTTCCAAAATGCTCGTTCGGAAGGGCCAGTGCCGAAGAAGCAACGGCGTCCCAAAGAAAAGGATGAGGAAATCGCGAGTGATGACGAGGAGTACAACAGTGACCTGGGCGACGGAGGCCACAACGCTTTGGCGTTCTCTTCCGACGAGGGCGAGGAGGAGACTGCACAGGACAAACGTCTGCGCCTGGCCAAGCAGTATCTGTCGGAGATTGAGAAGCAGGAGTCGGAACGTGCCGAAGATCGGGAGCTGGGCCAGAGTGTCGAGCAGCGGCTACAGACTGACTACTTGGATAGTGTGGGGAAGCTGCGACGGAACATCGCTGGCAGCCTGAAAACCAATGAAGCGACAAGTGTTCTCAAGCACAAGCTCCACCACACGCCAATCTGTGCCCTGGCGATTAGTCCAGACGGCAAGTTCCTCTATGCGGGAGCCAAATCTCAATTTGTCCTGAAGTGGTCTACGCAGAGTGGAAAGGTCGAGGACAAATGTGATGTTTCACCACACCGAGAAGAGCCCGAGACTGGCAAGAAGAGACGCTCCCATGTCATAGCCATCTGTCTGTCCACGGACATGAAGTACATGGCCCTGGCTGAAGGCGGACCGCACATTCAAATCTGGTGCCCACAAACGATGAAGCACGTAAAGACACTGAAGGGTCACAGAGATAGCGTCGCAGGCCTGGTCTTCCGCAAAGGCACGCACGACTTGTACTCGGCAGCTAAAGATCGCTCAGTGAAGATTTGGTCACTGGACGAGATGGCCTATGTGGAGAGTTT ATTTGGTCATCAAACTGGAGTCACCAGCATCGATGCGCTGAGTCGAGAGCGGGCCATTACCGCAGGCGGTTCGGATTGTTCCCTGCGAATATGGAAAATTACAGAAGAGTCGCAACTGATCTACAATGGACACAGGGACAGCATTGAATGTGTAAAACTAATGAACGATGAGCACTTTGTGTCCGGTGGAATGGACGG TGCAATCAGCTTGTGGAGCGCCCTAAAGAAGAAACCCATTTGTACCACACAGCTGGCCCATGGTGTGGGAGAAAACGGAGTCGCCAACTGGATAACAGCCGTCGCTGTGGTGGTCAATACGGATTTAGTGGCAACAG GCTCCTGTGATGGCTTTGTGAAACTCTGGCAAACGAATCCCAATGCCCGCAAGTTGCAACAGATTCAAAGCATACCCATAGTTGGCTTCGTTAACGGCCTCATTTTTAATGCCGAAGGCACTAAACTCTATGTGGGCGTCGGGCAGGAGCATCGACTGGGTCGTTGGTGGCGGCACAAAGACGCCAAGAATAATGTAGTTGTAGTGGATATAGTGTTACAAAGTGCGGCCGGCAAGTAG